One Hydrogenophaga crassostreae genomic region harbors:
- a CDS encoding zinc-finger domain-containing protein, whose product MSNHPIELKASDLNDQGGVFCPSAKADMKLWNSHPKVYLDVARTGEAKCPYCGTVYRLKAGETVAHGH is encoded by the coding sequence ATGAGCAACCACCCGATTGAACTCAAAGCCAGCGACCTGAACGACCAGGGCGGTGTGTTTTGCCCCAGCGCCAAGGCCGACATGAAGCTCTGGAACAGCCACCCCAAGGTGTACCTGGATGTGGCCAGGACCGGCGAGGCCAAGTGCCCCTACTGCGGCACGGTATACCGCCTCAAAGCGGGCGAGACTGTGGCCCACGGCCACTGA
- a CDS encoding UDP-glucose--hexose-1-phosphate uridylyltransferase, translating to MNTSALDASEHPHRRYNPLKQEWVLVSPHRAKRPWQGAQEAANAEQLPAHDPSCYLCAGNTRVNGAVNPDYTGTFVFDNDFAALLADTPDTGASPDPLFQRQGVRGVSRVICFSPDHSKTLPELGVDALAGVIDTWCEQAQDLGRTYPWVQVFENKGQAMGCSNPHPHGQVWASSFLPNEAAKEDAALRAYRAEHRSNMLLDYAQREAASGERTVVQTAHWIAVVPYWASWPFETLLLPLFPVQRLEDLTAEQRSDLAHALQALTIRCDNLFETSFPYSMGWHGAPYLTGDTAHWQLHAHFYPPLLRSASVRKFMVGFEMLAESQRDLTPEQAADRLRAQSPKHYKHATP from the coding sequence ATGAACACATCCGCCCTTGACGCCAGCGAGCATCCCCACCGCCGCTACAACCCGCTCAAGCAGGAGTGGGTGCTGGTCTCACCCCACCGCGCCAAGCGGCCCTGGCAAGGTGCGCAAGAAGCCGCCAACGCCGAACAACTGCCCGCGCACGACCCGAGCTGCTACCTTTGCGCCGGCAACACCCGCGTGAACGGCGCGGTCAACCCCGACTACACCGGCACCTTCGTGTTCGACAACGATTTCGCCGCGCTCCTGGCCGACACGCCCGACACCGGGGCCTCACCCGATCCGCTTTTTCAACGCCAGGGCGTGCGTGGCGTGAGCCGCGTGATCTGCTTTTCGCCCGACCACAGCAAGACCCTGCCCGAACTGGGCGTCGACGCGCTGGCCGGTGTGATTGATACCTGGTGCGAGCAGGCGCAAGACCTCGGGCGCACCTATCCGTGGGTGCAGGTATTTGAGAACAAGGGGCAGGCCATGGGCTGTTCCAACCCGCATCCCCACGGGCAAGTCTGGGCCAGTTCCTTTTTGCCCAACGAAGCGGCGAAAGAAGACGCGGCGCTGCGCGCCTACCGGGCCGAACACCGAAGCAATATGCTGCTCGACTACGCACAACGCGAAGCCGCCTCAGGCGAGCGCACCGTGGTGCAAACCGCCCACTGGATTGCCGTGGTGCCCTACTGGGCCAGCTGGCCCTTCGAGACCCTGTTATTGCCACTGTTTCCGGTCCAGCGCCTGGAAGATCTCACGGCCGAGCAACGCAGCGATCTGGCACATGCCTTGCAGGCCTTGACCATCCGCTGCGACAACCTGTTCGAAACCAGCTTCCCCTATTCCATGGGCTGGCATGGAGCGCCCTACCTGACAGGCGACACGGCGCACTGGCAGTTGCACGCGCATTTTTACCCGCCGCTTTTGCGCTCGGCTTCGGTGCGCAAATTCATGGTCGGCTTTGAGATGCTGGCCGAATCGCAGCGCGACCTCACACCCGAGCAAGCTGCCGACCGCCTGCGCGCGCAAAGCCCGAAACACTACAAACACGCCACGCCATGA
- a CDS encoding HAMP domain-containing sensor histidine kinase has product MIGRLGQRLYLRIWLAVVVAVMVLSVVVGWLWREALDRDREERDGRVAREIVLRNSVGQVVGQAPAEAVRLPGQGLEFQVVMNDGQTLYVELPRVGRSPGGVPSRRAMTGTFGFLWTLALVAVAVALGAYPIVRRLTKRLETLQKGVDRWGQGDLSTRLPEHGADEVALLSRRFNQAAERVENLLLSHKTLLANASHELRSPLARIRMGLELLGTDPVHARQRREMARSIEELDQLIDEILLASRLDMRDANDASALGPTEEVDLVGLAAEECARVGADLDIAPSASSVLVQGHARLLRRVLRNLLENARRYGQSPQAIAAGEAGEAAIRLTVALLPASPGQGADAWAEVCVEDRGPGVPPELREQIFEAFYRLPGASEREGGVGLGLALVKSIAQRHGGSVRCEERTGGGARFVVTLPAQASE; this is encoded by the coding sequence ATGATCGGCCGCCTCGGGCAGCGCCTGTATTTGCGCATCTGGCTGGCGGTGGTGGTGGCGGTGATGGTGCTGTCGGTGGTGGTCGGCTGGCTCTGGCGGGAGGCGCTGGACCGGGATCGGGAGGAACGCGACGGGCGCGTGGCGCGCGAAATTGTGTTGCGCAACAGCGTGGGGCAGGTCGTGGGTCAGGCGCCGGCCGAGGCGGTGCGGTTGCCCGGGCAAGGGCTGGAGTTTCAGGTGGTGATGAACGACGGGCAGACGCTCTATGTCGAGTTGCCGCGTGTGGGACGATCTCCTGGCGGTGTGCCGAGTCGGCGCGCCATGACCGGAACCTTTGGATTTTTGTGGACGCTGGCGCTGGTTGCGGTGGCCGTGGCGCTGGGTGCCTACCCGATCGTGCGGCGTTTGACCAAACGCCTGGAGACCTTGCAAAAAGGCGTAGACCGCTGGGGCCAGGGCGACTTGTCGACCCGGTTGCCGGAACACGGGGCCGACGAGGTGGCCCTGTTGTCGCGCCGGTTCAATCAGGCAGCGGAGCGCGTGGAGAACCTGCTCCTGTCACATAAAACCCTGCTGGCCAACGCATCACACGAACTGCGTTCGCCGTTGGCCCGCATTCGAATGGGGTTGGAATTGCTGGGCACCGACCCGGTTCACGCGCGCCAACGCCGCGAGATGGCACGCAGCATCGAAGAACTGGATCAGTTGATCGACGAAATCTTGCTTGCCAGTCGTCTGGACATGCGTGATGCCAACGATGCATCGGCGCTGGGCCCCACCGAAGAGGTCGATCTGGTGGGGTTGGCAGCCGAAGAATGCGCGCGGGTCGGCGCCGATCTGGATATAGCGCCCTCCGCATCCAGCGTCTTGGTGCAGGGCCATGCGCGTTTGCTGCGGCGTGTGTTGCGCAACCTGCTCGAAAACGCGCGCCGCTATGGGCAGTCACCGCAGGCCATCGCAGCAGGTGAAGCGGGTGAGGCGGCCATTCGCCTCACCGTGGCGTTGTTGCCTGCGTCGCCGGGCCAGGGCGCTGATGCGTGGGCAGAGGTGTGCGTTGAAGACCGTGGACCTGGTGTGCCGCCTGAGTTGAGGGAGCAGATCTTTGAAGCTTTTTACCGCTTGCCGGGGGCCAGCGAAAGAGAGGGCGGTGTGGGCCTGGGTCTGGCTTTGGTGAAGTCGATTGCCCAACGCCATGGCGGTTCGGTGCGCTGTGAAGAGCGAACGGGTGGTGGCGCGCGGTTTGTGGTCACCTTGCCGGCCCAAGCGTCAGAGTGA
- the galK gene encoding galactokinase, whose translation MQASLLAQFWAHFGTPATHLANAPGRVNLIGEHTDYNGGFVLPCAIDFSTLVALRSREDDQVKVLAVNARFATDSIDLGQAIAHNPQQPWADYVRGVLSTLQKAGLHLRGMDMAIVGDIPQGTGLSSSASLEVAVIAGVCGVHGIKVQPAQWAQWAQQSENQFVGTQCGIMDMWISATARAECASLIDCRSLESQHCHVPESLQLVIINSQVERGLVGSEYNLRRQQCELAARHFSQSSLRDVSLEQLLAAEAEMDAVVFKRARHILTENARTLHMAQALKTDDVPTISRLMAESHASMRDDFEITVPAIDHIVAIIAAIAGDRGGVRMTGGGFGGCVVALLPHALVDACQAALAEQYRAPNGTKANVYLPNIGAGASHQALTAQGLALPA comes from the coding sequence ATGCAAGCCTCTTTGCTGGCCCAGTTCTGGGCCCACTTCGGCACGCCCGCCACCCACCTGGCGAACGCGCCCGGCCGGGTCAACCTGATCGGCGAACACACCGACTACAACGGCGGCTTTGTGCTGCCCTGTGCCATCGACTTTTCCACCCTGGTGGCGCTGCGCTCGCGCGAGGACGACCAGGTGAAGGTGCTTGCGGTGAACGCAAGATTTGCCACCGACTCGATCGATCTGGGTCAGGCCATTGCCCACAATCCGCAACAGCCCTGGGCCGACTACGTGCGCGGCGTTCTGAGCACCCTGCAAAAAGCGGGCCTGCACCTGCGCGGCATGGACATGGCCATCGTCGGCGACATACCGCAGGGCACGGGCCTCTCTTCTTCCGCCTCCCTGGAGGTGGCCGTGATCGCAGGCGTTTGCGGCGTGCACGGCATCAAAGTCCAGCCGGCCCAATGGGCGCAGTGGGCGCAACAGTCAGAGAACCAGTTTGTCGGCACCCAGTGCGGCATCATGGACATGTGGATCTCCGCCACCGCCAGAGCAGAGTGCGCCAGCTTGATCGATTGCCGCAGCCTTGAAAGCCAACACTGCCATGTGCCCGAAAGCCTGCAACTGGTGATCATCAACTCGCAAGTCGAGCGCGGTCTGGTGGGCAGCGAATACAACCTGCGCCGTCAGCAGTGCGAACTGGCCGCCAGGCACTTTTCTCAAAGCTCGCTTCGCGATGTGAGCCTGGAGCAATTGCTTGCCGCAGAGGCTGAAATGGATGCAGTGGTCTTCAAACGCGCCCGCCATATCCTCACCGAGAACGCGCGCACGCTGCACATGGCTCAGGCATTGAAGACCGACGACGTGCCCACCATCTCGCGCCTGATGGCCGAATCCCATGCCTCCATGCGCGATGATTTTGAGATCACCGTGCCCGCCATCGACCACATCGTGGCCATCATCGCCGCGATAGCTGGCGACCGTGGCGGCGTGCGCATGACGGGAGGTGGCTTTGGTGGATGCGTGGTAGCCCTGTTGCCACATGCGCTGGTCGACGCATGTCAGGCAGCTTTGGCTGAACAGTACCGCGCACCCAATGGCACCAAAGCCAACGTCTACCTGCCCAATATTGGCGCCGGTGCTTCGCACCAAGCGCTCACGGCGCAAGGACTCGCACTGCCAGCTTGA
- a CDS encoding carbohydrate ABC transporter permease, which yields MFPTPIEKASGTTRWLYKVALPISMVLWLLPIIAVMLTSIRGQADLTNGNYWGMPSEWMLIENYSAVFQNTPMVQYVLNSFYVTIPTVIGTVVLSTLAGFALGTYRFKLNMVVFLLFVGGNFVPFQILMIPVRELTLKMGMYDSTMGLVMFHIAFQTGFATFFLRNFIRDLPYELIEAARIEGASEWQIFHRVVLPLVRPAVAAVAVLIFTFIWNDYFWATVLIQGDHAMPVTGGLKSLNGQWVAQWQLVSAGSILAAMPPVIIFFLLQKQFIAGLTVGATKG from the coding sequence ATGTTTCCAACCCCCATCGAAAAGGCGAGCGGCACCACGCGCTGGCTTTACAAGGTGGCGCTGCCCATCAGCATGGTGCTGTGGCTGCTGCCCATCATCGCGGTGATGCTCACCTCCATTCGCGGCCAGGCCGACCTGACAAACGGCAATTATTGGGGCATGCCATCGGAATGGATGCTGATCGAAAACTACAGCGCCGTGTTCCAGAACACGCCCATGGTGCAGTACGTGCTCAACAGCTTCTACGTCACCATCCCGACCGTGATCGGCACCGTGGTGCTCAGTACCCTGGCCGGCTTCGCGCTGGGCACCTACCGCTTCAAACTCAACATGGTGGTGTTCCTGCTGTTTGTGGGCGGCAACTTTGTGCCCTTTCAGATTCTGATGATTCCGGTGCGCGAACTCACTTTGAAGATGGGCATGTACGACTCCACCATGGGCCTGGTGATGTTCCATATCGCCTTCCAGACCGGTTTCGCCACCTTTTTCCTGCGCAACTTCATCCGCGATCTGCCCTACGAACTGATCGAAGCCGCGCGCATCGAAGGCGCCAGCGAGTGGCAGATTTTTCACCGCGTGGTGTTGCCGCTGGTGCGCCCCGCCGTGGCCGCTGTGGCGGTGTTGATTTTCACCTTCATCTGGAACGACTACTTCTGGGCCACGGTGCTGATCCAGGGCGACCACGCCATGCCCGTCACCGGCGGATTGAAGTCGCTCAACGGCCAATGGGTGGCGCAGTGGCAACTGGTGTCGGCCGGCTCGATTCTGGCCGCCATGCCGCCTGTGATCATTTTCTTTCTGCTGCAAAAACAGTTCATCGCCGGCCTGACCGTCGGTGCCACCAAAGGCTGA
- a CDS encoding aldose 1-epimerase yields MSASVVELHKAGWRLRVDPALGGCVMGLWLGATPVLRSAPDGASHAGQSAAYPLVPYSNRIGRGQLTWRGRTHTVRNGFNAEPHALHGVGFMRAWTVVEHSADILLLRLNHQPDGFWPFAFEAEQRFELQGDGLCFTLSARNIDSQPQPMGLGWHPYFVRRPDSALDLPVHTQWLAGDDLLPRESKAVEGLHGAVADMHLDHCFEGASCVAGLTDQEITVSLEADSRYWVVYTPTDSAFFCVEPVTHLNNAAQRTDPLRHGLVELLPGGTLRQRVRLTAQVKA; encoded by the coding sequence ATGTCTGCTTCCGTTGTTGAACTCCACAAGGCCGGGTGGCGGCTGCGCGTTGACCCCGCGTTGGGCGGCTGTGTCATGGGGTTGTGGTTAGGGGCAACGCCGGTGTTGCGATCAGCGCCTGATGGCGCTTCCCATGCGGGTCAAAGTGCTGCTTACCCTCTGGTTCCGTATTCCAACCGGATAGGCCGGGGGCAGTTGACCTGGCGTGGTCGCACCCATACCGTTCGCAATGGGTTCAACGCCGAACCGCATGCGCTGCATGGTGTGGGTTTCATGCGGGCATGGACGGTGGTGGAGCACAGCGCAGACATCCTGCTGCTTCGCTTGAATCACCAGCCAGATGGCTTCTGGCCGTTTGCCTTTGAAGCGGAGCAACGCTTCGAACTGCAGGGCGATGGTCTTTGTTTCACGCTCAGCGCGCGCAACATCGACAGCCAGCCTCAGCCGATGGGCCTGGGCTGGCATCCGTATTTTGTGCGCCGACCTGACAGCGCCCTGGACTTGCCGGTGCACACCCAATGGTTGGCAGGCGACGATCTCTTGCCACGCGAGTCCAAGGCTGTTGAGGGTCTGCACGGTGCGGTGGCCGACATGCACCTGGACCATTGTTTTGAAGGAGCCAGCTGTGTGGCGGGGCTGACAGATCAGGAGATCACGGTGAGCCTGGAGGCCGACAGCCGTTACTGGGTGGTCTACACGCCCACGGACTCGGCCTTCTTTTGTGTGGAGCCGGTCACCCACCTGAACAATGCGGCGCAGCGGACCGACCCGTTGCGACACGGGCTGGTCGAACTGTTGCCGGGCGGTACGCTGCGCCAGCGCGTTCGGCTCACCGCACAGGTGAAGGCATAG
- the galE gene encoding UDP-glucose 4-epimerase GalE yields the protein MTTAPSKAPRLLLTGGAGYIGSHTAATLLEAGCDVVIIDNLSNSSASSVDAVQKITGRPVSFHQVDLRDQPKVEAVLREERIDAVVHLAGLKAVGESCEKPLAYYDCNVIGTLRLLQAMQATGVRQLVFSSSATVYGDPQFLPYTEAHPTAPTSPYGQTKRQIELILQDLSNSAAGWHFSVLRYFNPVGAHESGDLGEDPRGIPNNLMPYLAQVAVGKRAALTIHGDDYDTEDGTGVRDYIHVSDLADGHWAALQHLMRSATPDASACHFFNLGSGIGHSVKAMVGAFERACGKPLPVQVGPRRAGDLPAFWADASRALEALQWQPTRDIDSMCSSTWRWQQAHPNGFNEQ from the coding sequence ATGACCACCGCTCCCTCCAAAGCCCCTCGCCTGCTGCTGACTGGCGGCGCGGGCTACATCGGTTCGCACACCGCCGCCACCCTGCTCGAAGCCGGTTGCGACGTGGTCATCATCGACAACCTCAGCAACAGCAGCGCATCGAGCGTGGATGCGGTGCAAAAGATCACCGGTCGTCCGGTGTCGTTTCACCAGGTCGATCTGCGCGATCAACCCAAAGTCGAGGCCGTGTTGCGCGAAGAACGCATCGACGCCGTGGTGCACCTGGCCGGCCTCAAGGCGGTGGGCGAGTCGTGCGAAAAGCCGCTGGCCTACTACGACTGCAACGTGATCGGCACCCTGCGCCTGCTGCAAGCGATGCAGGCCACCGGCGTGCGCCAACTGGTGTTCAGCTCCAGCGCCACGGTCTACGGCGATCCCCAGTTCTTGCCTTACACCGAAGCCCACCCCACTGCGCCGACCAGCCCCTATGGCCAGACCAAGCGCCAGATCGAGCTGATCCTGCAAGACCTGAGCAACAGCGCCGCGGGCTGGCATTTCAGTGTGCTGCGCTATTTCAACCCGGTGGGTGCCCACGAAAGCGGCGATCTCGGCGAGGACCCGCGCGGCATCCCGAACAACCTCATGCCCTACCTGGCCCAGGTTGCGGTGGGCAAGCGCGCGGCGCTGACCATTCACGGCGACGACTACGACACGGAGGACGGCACCGGCGTGCGCGACTACATCCATGTAAGCGATCTGGCCGATGGCCACTGGGCCGCACTGCAACACCTGATGCGCAGCGCCACGCCGGATGCCAGCGCCTGCCATTTTTTCAATCTGGGCTCCGGCATCGGCCACAGCGTCAAGGCCATGGTCGGCGCATTCGAGCGCGCCTGCGGCAAACCGCTGCCGGTACAAGTTGGCCCACGCCGTGCCGGCGACCTGCCGGCATTCTGGGCCGATGCCAGCCGCGCCCTCGAAGCACTGCAATGGCAGCCCACACGCGATATCGACAGCATGTGCAGCAGCACCTGGCGCTGGCAACAAGCCCACCCCAACGGCTTCAACGAGCAATGA
- a CDS encoding carbohydrate ABC transporter permease gives MSHTAPPSSSWWARHQKTIAPWLFLAPALVMFGVYVIAPIFESMALSLYDWDGLGTPKFVGLQNYFDLWDDPDFWMSLKNNLIWIFGFMLAVPAGLFLALFLNQTVFGIRLFKSLFFFPFVISQVVLGLVFSWFYDPSNGLLALVFTSLGLEPLAVLSDDTIVTYGIVVAGLYPQIAYCMILYLTGLNGVRPDLIEAARLEGARGWTMLWRVVLPQLRPATFIAVVVTIIGSLRSFDMISIMTQGGPYGSSRVLAYYMYEVALSEYGYRMGYGTAIATVLFFIMLVYIGFVLRRIYRQEQES, from the coding sequence ATGTCACACACCGCTCCCCCGTCCAGCTCCTGGTGGGCTCGCCACCAAAAGACCATCGCGCCCTGGCTGTTCCTCGCGCCCGCGCTGGTGATGTTTGGCGTGTACGTGATCGCGCCCATTTTTGAATCCATGGCGCTCAGCCTGTACGACTGGGACGGCCTGGGCACACCGAAGTTCGTCGGCCTGCAAAACTACTTCGACCTCTGGGACGATCCCGATTTCTGGATGTCGCTCAAGAACAACCTGATCTGGATTTTCGGCTTCATGCTGGCCGTGCCGGCGGGTCTGTTTCTCGCCCTTTTCCTGAACCAGACGGTGTTTGGCATCCGCCTGTTCAAGTCGCTGTTCTTTTTCCCGTTCGTGATCTCTCAGGTGGTGCTGGGTCTGGTGTTCTCCTGGTTCTACGACCCGTCCAACGGCCTGCTGGCGCTGGTCTTCACCAGCCTGGGCCTTGAACCATTGGCTGTGCTGTCAGACGACACCATCGTCACCTACGGCATCGTGGTCGCGGGCCTGTACCCGCAGATCGCCTACTGCATGATCCTGTACCTCACCGGTCTCAACGGCGTGCGACCCGACCTGATCGAGGCCGCGCGCCTGGAGGGGGCCAGGGGCTGGACCATGCTCTGGCGCGTGGTGCTGCCGCAATTGCGCCCCGCGACTTTCATCGCCGTGGTCGTCACCATCATCGGCTCGCTGCGCAGCTTCGACATGATTTCCATCATGACCCAGGGCGGCCCCTATGGCTCATCGCGCGTGCTGGCGTACTACATGTACGAAGTGGCGCTCTCCGAATACGGCTACCGCATGGGCTACGGCACCGCCATCGCCACCGTGCTGTTCTTCATCATGCTGGTCTACATCGGCTTCGTGCTGCGCCGCATCTACCGCCAAGAGCAGGAGTCCTGA
- a CDS encoding alpha-galactosidase — protein MSHWFLHGPASSLLLSAPEADDLHQAPVIRYWGARLPDAAAPATAWHEERASPPSSLDEGLAPTVFPSLGFGDASQPGLRAHRQGQSFGFAADRYTVTPDERHNSLRIQLLDSANQIEVHIDLRMDASDTLHIGTRLINQGTVPLQVNGLASANLSLPGQMDTVHSFHGQWSNEFQWQCQPLARAQWRQENRSGRTSHQMFPGAVIANTHTGWHSGACYGAHLAWSGNFAQTIDTLDDGLRQWQLGVAFAPGELALAPGDSFDAPTVLASFSPAGRNGLMQNFHATMRATVQWPGGQAAPRPVHLNTWEAVYFDHRLDDLKDFATQAARLGVERFILDDGWFHGRHDDRSSLGDWWPDAGKYPDGLGPLAHHVTGLGMQFGLWVEPEMVNPDSELYRAHPEWAFAAPGRRQQTWRHQLVLNTALPAVQDYLFEKLDALLSTLPISYLKWDMNRDLTQAVGADGRAGYLGFVKGLYALLARVRTAHPNVEIESCASGGGRMDAGVLAHTHRFWTSDNTDALSRVGIQRGALQFFPPELLGAHIGPAPYHTTGRTQSLDFRAGVALPLHLGIELDVRAIEDGERAQLAPWLTLYKSLRGQLHQGAMWLGECGDHIVWQAHGNAQDLIVFTTRTAPTEARHSPPLILPMLDAAASYRVTRLDPPGIGAANAGIDAPMHLALRQGETVQAHGAWLSQAGLPLPRMSGEAVHIYRLQTP, from the coding sequence ATGTCCCACTGGTTTTTACACGGCCCCGCGTCCAGCCTGTTGCTGTCCGCCCCTGAGGCCGACGACCTGCACCAAGCCCCGGTCATCCGCTACTGGGGCGCGCGCCTGCCCGATGCCGCTGCTCCTGCCACCGCCTGGCACGAGGAACGCGCAAGCCCGCCCTCGTCGCTCGACGAAGGTCTGGCGCCCACGGTGTTCCCCAGCCTCGGGTTTGGCGATGCCAGCCAGCCCGGCCTGCGCGCTCACCGCCAAGGCCAGAGCTTTGGTTTTGCCGCAGACCGGTACACGGTCACACCCGATGAGCGGCACAACAGCCTGCGCATCCAGTTGCTGGACAGTGCCAACCAGATCGAAGTGCACATCGATCTGCGCATGGACGCCAGCGACACCCTGCACATCGGCACCCGCCTGATCAACCAGGGTACGGTGCCCTTGCAGGTCAATGGGCTCGCCAGCGCCAACCTGAGTCTGCCCGGCCAGATGGACACGGTGCACAGTTTCCATGGCCAATGGTCCAACGAGTTCCAGTGGCAATGCCAGCCTTTGGCCCGCGCGCAGTGGCGCCAGGAAAACCGCAGCGGCCGCACCTCGCACCAGATGTTCCCCGGCGCCGTGATCGCCAACACCCACACCGGCTGGCACAGCGGCGCTTGTTACGGCGCCCACCTGGCCTGGTCAGGCAACTTCGCACAGACCATCGACACGCTGGACGACGGCCTTCGCCAATGGCAGCTCGGCGTGGCGTTCGCGCCGGGTGAGTTGGCGCTCGCGCCTGGCGACAGCTTCGACGCACCCACCGTGCTCGCCAGCTTCAGCCCCGCAGGCCGCAACGGCCTGATGCAGAACTTTCACGCCACCATGCGCGCCACCGTGCAATGGCCGGGCGGCCAGGCGGCGCCGCGCCCGGTGCACCTCAACACCTGGGAAGCGGTGTACTTCGACCACCGGCTCGACGACCTCAAAGACTTCGCCACCCAGGCAGCCAGACTCGGCGTGGAGCGCTTCATCCTGGACGACGGCTGGTTCCACGGCCGCCACGATGACCGCAGCTCGCTGGGCGACTGGTGGCCCGACGCCGGGAAATATCCCGATGGCCTGGGCCCCCTGGCCCACCACGTGACCGGTCTGGGCATGCAGTTTGGCCTGTGGGTGGAACCCGAAATGGTCAACCCCGATTCCGAGCTGTACCGCGCGCACCCAGAATGGGCATTCGCCGCACCGGGCAGGCGCCAGCAAACCTGGCGCCACCAGCTGGTGCTCAACACCGCGCTGCCGGCCGTTCAGGATTACCTCTTCGAGAAGCTTGATGCCCTGCTCAGCACGCTGCCCATCAGCTACCTGAAGTGGGACATGAACCGCGACCTGACGCAGGCCGTGGGCGCCGATGGCCGCGCGGGGTACCTCGGCTTCGTGAAGGGCCTGTACGCGCTGCTGGCCCGCGTGCGCACCGCGCACCCCAACGTGGAAATCGAGAGCTGCGCCTCCGGTGGCGGGCGCATGGATGCGGGTGTGCTCGCCCACACCCACCGCTTCTGGACCAGCGACAACACCGATGCGCTCTCGCGCGTGGGCATCCAGCGCGGCGCCCTGCAGTTTTTCCCGCCCGAATTGCTCGGCGCCCACATCGGCCCCGCGCCGTACCACACCACCGGCCGCACGCAATCGCTGGACTTTCGCGCCGGCGTCGCCTTGCCCTTGCACCTGGGCATCGAGCTCGACGTGCGCGCCATCGAGGATGGCGAGCGCGCCCAGCTGGCTCCCTGGCTGACCCTGTACAAATCCCTGCGGGGTCAACTGCACCAGGGCGCCATGTGGCTGGGCGAATGCGGCGACCACATCGTCTGGCAGGCCCACGGCAACGCACAGGACCTCATCGTTTTCACCACCCGTACCGCGCCCACCGAAGCGCGCCACAGCCCGCCGCTGATCCTGCCCATGCTCGATGCCGCCGCCAGCTACCGCGTCACCCGCCTGGACCCACCGGGCATCGGCGCAGCCAACGCCGGTATCGACGCGCCCATGCACCTGGCGCTTCGCCAAGGCGAAACGGTTCAGGCCCACGGCGCCTGGTTAAGCCAAGCCGGACTGCCGCTGCCGCGCATGTCGGGCGAGGCCGTGCACATCTACCGCTTGCAAACGCCATGA
- a CDS encoding branched-chain amino acid transaminase: protein MSPVVPSMSDRDGKIWMDGQMIDWRDAKIHVLTHTLHYGCGAFEGVRAYKTADGGTAIFRLEEHTDRLFNSAKILRMTIPFTKEQVNEAQKAAVRDNKLESAYIRPLTWVGDKKLGVSTKGNTIHLMVAAWSWGAYLGEDGLKRGIRVKTSSYTRHHVNITMTQAKAVSNYTNSILANQEVTEDGYDEALLLDTSGFVSEGAGENIFIIKNGVIYTPDLSAGALNGITRNTVFHIAKDLGLEIVQKRITRDEVYIADEAFFTGTAAEVTPIRELDRIELGQGSRGPITEKIQRAFFDIVEGKNPKYAHWLSKI from the coding sequence ATGTCTCCCGTAGTCCCCTCAATGTCTGACCGCGACGGAAAAATCTGGATGGATGGCCAGATGATCGATTGGCGCGATGCCAAGATCCACGTCCTGACCCACACGCTGCACTACGGCTGCGGCGCCTTTGAAGGCGTGCGCGCGTACAAAACGGCCGACGGTGGCACCGCCATCTTCCGCCTGGAAGAGCACACCGACCGCCTGTTCAACAGCGCCAAGATTCTGCGCATGACGATCCCGTTCACCAAGGAGCAGGTCAACGAGGCTCAAAAAGCCGCGGTTCGCGACAACAAGCTGGAGAGCGCTTACATCCGCCCGCTGACCTGGGTGGGCGACAAGAAGCTGGGTGTGTCCACCAAGGGCAATACGATCCACCTGATGGTGGCCGCCTGGTCCTGGGGCGCCTATCTGGGCGAAGACGGGTTGAAGCGTGGCATCCGCGTGAAGACCAGCAGCTACACCCGCCACCACGTCAACATCACCATGACGCAGGCCAAGGCGGTGAGCAACTACACCAACTCCATCCTGGCCAACCAGGAGGTCACCGAAGACGGCTACGACGAAGCGCTGCTGCTCGATACCTCGGGCTTCGTCTCAGAAGGCGCTGGTGAAAACATCTTCATCATCAAAAACGGCGTGATCTACACGCCAGACCTGTCTGCTGGCGCCTTGAACGGCATCACCCGCAACACCGTGTTCCACATCGCCAAAGATCTGGGCCTGGAGATCGTGCAAAAGCGCATCACGCGCGACGAGGTCTACATCGCCGACGAAGCTTTCTTCACTGGCACCGCGGCCGAAGTGACCCCGATCCGCGAACTCGACCGCATTGAACTCGGCCAAGGCTCGCGCGGCCCCATCACCGAAAAAATCCAGCGTGCGTTCTTCGACATCGTCGAAGGCAAAAACCCCAAATATGCCCACTGGTTGAGCAAGATCTGA